A single region of the Malus sylvestris chromosome 8, drMalSylv7.2, whole genome shotgun sequence genome encodes:
- the LOC126633327 gene encoding uncharacterized protein LOC126633327 — protein MEPTNTPVIAKKLRNMVRLVLFTLQKGVSKKKLTMMKHGKILGKSFNDFMVRHQTELSCKSDDVQVTSFVYPLEYEFSCTSSPPRRSSYTPPCQSGKVYKGRYVRQHSRRGVYVPMMCEDALATVHGGKKASYRGSDVVEPLPIVRRALVRVTEWEPLLPLSSDEEEDYHVDKAAQEFIDKFYRELMLQKWMAAGRYS, from the coding sequence ATGGAACCTACAAATACACCGGTGATAGCCAAGAAACTAAGAAACATGGTACGTCTAGTTTTGTTCACGTTACAAAAGGGGGTCTCCAAGAAAAAGCTGACGATGATGAAACATGGGAAGATCTTAGGCAAGTCTTTCAATGATTTCATGGTCCGTCATCAGACTGAGCTCAGCTGCAAGTCGGACGACGTACAAGTAACATCGTTCGTATACCCATTAGAGTACGAGTTCAGCTGCACCAGCAGCCCACCGCGCAGGTCATCCTACACTCCTCCATGTCAATCCGGCAAGGTGTACAAGGGGCGGTATGTTAGGCAGCATTCGCGGAGGGGAGTTTATGTGCCAATGATGTGTGAGGATGCATTGGCGACAGTCCATGGGGGGAAGAAAGCGAGTTATCGCGGCAGTGATGTGGTGGAGCCGCTGCCAATTGTGAGGCGGGCGCTGGTGAGGGTAACGGAGTGGGAGCCTTTGTTACCGTTGAGTAGTGATGAGGAGGAGGATTACCATGTGGACAAGGCAGCCCAGGAATTTATAGACAAGTTTTATAGAGAGTTAATGTTGCAAAAGTGGATGGCTGCAGGTCGATACAGCTGA